CACCCCTATCGTCGAGATCGACCCGCGCCTTCTGGAGGTGCTGGTCTGCCCGGTGACGCACGGCAAACTCGACTATGACCGCGACCGCAGCGAACTGGTGAGCCAGGGCGCGCGGCTGGCCTTCCCGATCCGCGACGGCGTACCGATCATGCT
This is a stretch of genomic DNA from Phenylobacterium immobile (ATCC 35973). It encodes these proteins:
- a CDS encoding Trm112 family protein, which gives rise to MTDQPATPIVEIDPRLLEVLVCPVTHGKLDYDRDRSELVSQGARLAFPIRDGVPIMLPDEARSLDDGE